CACTGCCTGCTGCTCCCGGTGCCACCCTGCCCATGCCGCCGAGGGGAGCCCCTTTGCCCACGCCACGAGCGCTGGCAAGCGTAATCTCTCCATCACTTTTTCATCGCTCCCCAATGCCGGGAGCGGCACCTACTCCGGCGCCCTCAACGATTACCTGCCGAGCCAGAGCAATACCTTCGGCACCTGTACCTCAACCTATTGCCACAGCCCGGGGAACAAGGGGAGCGCATTCGATGCGCCGAACCAGGCGGCCACCTGGGGGGGAAGCCTCACTTGCAAGGGGTGCCATAAGGGCGATAAGGTCTCCGGAGATGCCATGGCTTCCGGCGGTCATGGCAAGCACGTGGCGAGTTTCGGCATCAACTGCGTCCGGTGCCACAAGGCGACCGCCACCAACAGCACTACCATCGGCACGTATGCGAACCATGTCAACAAGCTGGTAAACGTTTCCTTCGACAGCACCACCACCGCGGTTATCGGCACCGCCCGGTACAATGGCGTCATCGCTCCCATGACGAAGGCGCCGGGTTCCGCATACGGCCAGTGCACCAACCTCTACTGCCACTCGACGGTCCAGGGGGCCGGCGGCGTCGGCGCTCCGGCCAATTACGGGACTCCGACCTGGGGGGCGAGCGCAGTCTGCAACGGCTGCCACCGGGAAGGGGGCGGGCACGGCGGTGTCGCAGCGGATGGTTCAAGCGCTCCCATAGCCAGCGGCAGCCATACCAAGCACCTGTCGTACAGTTATGGCCTGAGCGGTTCTTCCATCAAGTGCGTCGTCTGCCACAAGTGGGACGCATCAAAGACCCTTGACGACGATTGCGCCAACTGCCACGGAACGCCGCAGTACGCCAAGCACGTGAACTACCAGGTGAATGTGGCCTTCGACTCCACCTTCGGCGCCGGTACCTACAACGGCACCCTGAAGCCGGGCGATGGCTACAGCAACTGCTCCAACACCTACTGCCATTCCAACGGCACGTCGGTATCCTCGGGTTCCGTCCCGGCAAATACAAGCGTCAACTGGGGCACCGCCGGCCCGCTGGCGTGCAACTCATGCCACGGCAACGCCACCTACGGCTCCGACTACCGGAAGGGCGCGCCCCTGTACTCATCGGGCTCGCCCAAGGGGAATGCCCATGGCAGCCACATCAGAACCGGCACCCTGAGCGGCGTTTACATGCAGTGCTTCAACTGCCATGCGTCAACCACCCGGGACAATACATCCGTTGCCAATACCGCAACTCACATCAACAGGACCTACAGTGTCGCTGCCTCTGTCTTCGGGGTTTTCTCGTCGGCCTTCCGCGACGGCGACAACACCATGACTTCGACGAAAGTGACTCTCGCCCACAGTTACAACGCTTTGGGCAGCAGTTGTGCCAATGTATCCTGCCACCCTGTCGGCCTGGATGTCACCACGAACCCCTCCACTCCCAAAACCCGTGCTACCAGCTCGGTTACGTGGGACAACAAGGGCCTCTGCATCGACTGCCACAATATCGATATGCAGAGCACAAATACCTTCCACCATGCCATGCGGAACTATTCTTCGGGCTATCCGCTGCAATCCCCCTACAGCAGCGCCAGCACCGGGGTCAATGCCTATGCCCGGCGTTGCACCATGTGCCATGTGAACCACAATATCTTCAGTCCCGATCTGAACGCATCCAATACCATGGGGCGAGGGGGGAACCTGCGGACCGATATTGCGGTGGCTCCCACCGCATCGAGCGGTTATGCCAACACCGATTTCATAAAATCAGCCGGCGGCGCCGGCGGCATCTGCATAAGCTGTCATTCAACGGCCAAGACGAAGGATACCACCCGGCGCCGCAACGACTCTCCGGCAAACTCGACGCCGGTCATCACCCAGGCCCAGTACTCCAGTTCGGGGCACCAGTATGATGTTTCCGCCAAATTCATGAGCGACGGCAGCACGGTCTACGGCAACTGCTCCAAGTGCCACAACGCCCTGATGAATGAGACGTCGGTGTTCATGAATGCCACTTCCCTCTACTCTTTCGGTAACCACAACAGCGGCATCCGCAGGCTCCAGGGGGCGCTGGATGCGGCCGGCGGCGAGACCGCCGAAGAGCAGATATGCTACCGCTGCCACAGTCAGACGACGGATGACGATCCGGGGGGCGGTCCGCCCAAGACTGTCGCAAACAAGGACTTCTACGGCGTGGCGCCCATGAGCCTGGCCGCCGAGGATATTTTCAGCGCAAACCGCGACTTCCGGACGGCAAATTCGACGTACAGCACCACCAACAAGCTGTACTTCAGGCCGTCCGCCGCTGGAACCCCGGCTGAACCGATGCCGAACCAGCATAACACCGGCGACACGTTTGCCGGCGGCACCTGGATCGGCCGCTCCATGGCCCCCTGGGAGACCACTACCGCCTACGAGACCAAGAGCCAGACCACCAATGCCGTCGGCACCAACTACTGGCGGATGGTCACCTTTACCTCGCCGGCGGTCTACAGCACCACGACCGTCCCCGCCGGTATCTGGGTGATCAATATATACTGCCGCGAGTCCTCTACGGCCCAGAACGCCAAGATCCGGTACATGGTTTACAAGTGGAACGCCAACGATACCATGGGGGCCACAATCATCGGCAGAGCGACATACGCCACCGAACTCGCCACCACTGCCGCCCCCGGCGCCGTGCGCCAGATTGCGGTGAGCGTGGGGGCCGTCACCCTGAACGCCGGCGAGAAGATTGCCGTCGATCTTGAACTGGACACGACGGCTACCTATACGACCAGCTATACCGCCTCGTTCTACTTCGGCAGCCATGCCCCAAGCGACCTGACGCTTCCGGGCAATGTGCCGTGGTCCTATGCCGACCCCGGCGCTGAGGGCTTCGGCCATGCGACACAACACTTTGCCGGGGTCCATCTCCCTTCCACCAGAAACGAAACCCTCGCCTATATTGCGCAGAACAAGCATGTGGAATGCGTTGACTGCCACAACCCCCATGCGACCCGAAACGGGCTCCATGGGGACTACGGCACCGCCACCGGCGGCAGCAGCACCACTCTGGTCAACAGCAAAAAGAGCTGGGTTCCCAATTATTGGACCGGCGACTACGTAAGCCTGGTTTCGGATTCCCTTGGCACCACCACCCCAGTGGCTATGATTACCGGCAATACCGCCACGACTCTCACCACCACCCCATACACGGGGACCTGGGTCGCCCCGGTTGCCGGCAGCGTCTACCGGATCATAGCCAATACCAACAAGGTGTCGCGGACCCAGCGTGGCGTGCCGGGGGCCAGCGTCAGCTATTCCGGGGCGTGGTTAAACGGTACCTATAGTATGGTTGAGGAGTCCACTTACGAGTATCAGATCTGCTTCAAGTGCCATGCGTCGACTGGTACAACCCATAACACCATGCGTTACTGGAATATGACGTCGGCCTCACTGGGGGCGGCCCGCTGGACCAATGTCGGGCTGGAGTTCAACCCCAACAACGTCTCCTATCATCCAGTGATACAGCCCCTGCCGGAAACCGGCAACAGGCGCCTGAATGCGGCGGCCCTAACCGGCGGCTGGGCTCCCGGCGAGGTGATGTCATGCTCGGACTGTCACGGTAGAGACACCAGCACCTCGGCCACGGCCCAGGGACCCCATGGCTCAACCGTCAAATGGCTGCTGACCGGCAAGTACCAGAACTGGCCCTTCACATCGGCGGCTGCTAACGGCACGGCTGCCGGAGGAACGCTTTTGATCGGAACCGGCACCACGACGTATCCCGCCGCCAACTTCTGCTTCAACTGCCACACCTGGGCCGCAGGTGGATACGGCCACACCAAGTCGTCGGGGGGGCACAACAAGGCCTGCGTCAACTGCCACATCCGGGTTCCCCACGGCGGCAAGGTGCCGCGGCTCCTGACCGGGGTCAACGTCCCTCCCCGCTATAAGCCGGACGGCAACGGCGGGGCCTTCTCCGGCTCGTACCTGACCAGTGCTCAACTGCCGGCAACCGGTTATATGGGGGCAAACGACGTAAGCTGCACGACCATATGCGGGGCAAGACATACCAACAACACCACAAAAACCTACTCATGGTGATTTGTGGCGCTAAGGGGGATAAGTATGGCACAGCAACATGGGGGACGTTCATGAGGGTCGATCGGTTTCTTGATCTGTTGTGCAGATTCGGCATGGTGCCGCTATTGTTCATGATGATTGGCTGTAGCGGCACCAGTTCGGCCGGCGGGGAGGTCGAAAACGCTGTCCTGCGATACAATGATCTGGTGACCCAGGGATACCGCAGCCAGAACATGAATCCCATGCTGGAGGTCACTACCGATGAGCAGGCGCTGAAGCTTTATCACCACATGTCCGCCCTGGGCGAGGGGCAATTGCGGATGGAATCGAAGCTCAAAGATATCAAGTTCACGAAGGTGGAGCGGCGCAGCAGCGTGGATGCAACGGTCGAGACGGAAGAAACCTGGGATTTTACCCATTACAGGATGGCAACCAACGAGAAATATGCCGAGGAAAAGGATTTCATCTACCGCATGGGGTATATTCTGAGCAAAAAAAATGGGCGCTGGATAATAACTGAAGTCAATACCATCGGCGGCACCAGCACCAATACGGTCATCCCCTGGCCGGTGCTGGACCGTAAGGGGAACGTGGTCGCTGCGCGGCAAGGCGGCGACAAACCGGCCAGACATCCCTGACAATGAATTCTGTAAGGCGCTTCTTTCTCTCCGGAAAAACCGTCATCTGCCTGATAGCGGCGGCCCTGTTCGCCATTACCCTGTCGGCATTCATCCCCCAGAGTTTTCTCGTATCTCCTGAAAAAATGCTCGCGTGGCGGATGGCGCATCCATTGCTCGGTTCCTTGAGCGAGTTGCTCGGTCTCCATCACATCTACACGCATCCTGTGTTTTCCGCTGTCCTGGCAGGAACGGCGGTTTCCCTTTCCCTTTCCACCCGGGACCAGTGCCTGGCCGCTTGGCGGAGGATGTGCCGGCCCGATCCGGAGATGCCGGGCGCTGAAAGTTTTGCCGTTGTGGGGAGTGTGGAACATTGCAGCCAGGTCATTTCCTCCCTCGGTTTCCTGAGGCGGAATGCCGGGGATGGCGTGGTGAGGTTCGTCCGCCATCCCTGGGGGTACTGGGGCAATGCCCTGCTCCACTTCGGAATGGTTGTGAGCATTGCCGCATCGCTCTTCATTGCGTTGACCCAGCAGCGGGGAGTCGTCCAGATTGCCGAAGGTACGCCGTGGTATCCCTCGTACCCTCTCCTGAGCGAGGAGCATGGACTCCTCGCCAAGCCGCTGGTGCTGCCGGACACGCTGAGGCTCGATCGCGTAACGTACCGCTTCCGTCCGGACAATAGCGTGCAACGCCTGGGCTCCAACCTCTCGTTTATGTCCGATGCCGGGACGGTCGAAACCGGGAGCGTGGAAATCAACAAAATCCTTATCCACCGTGGTATGCGCTTTTACCAGGGGGTAGAATTCGGTCACGCTTTTTTTGTCGAAGTGACGGGTCCCGATGGCCTCTCCCGGATGTTTCAGCTCCAGATTCAGCACCCTGAAGCGCCGGGCCGTCCGGCCTATAATGATTACAGCGGCCTGCTCGGAGAGGGGCAGCTCCTCAGGGCCAAATACCTGGTTGATGCGGCGGGGAAATCATTCTCCCGGGTAGATCCTTTGCTTACGCTGCGGCTGGAAGCGGGGGGGAGGGAGATTGGCCGGGTTCCGTTGACGGTCGGGGAAGAAGGTGTGATTGGCGCTTACAGGTTCCGTCTGCAGGCCTTTGCCCCCTGGTCGAGGCTGCTGGTTGTGAACCTTGTTGGAATGCCGGCGATATTTCTTGGTTTTTTTATTATCTGCCTGGGAGGTGTGCTACATTATTTCGCGCCGCCCCGTGAGGTGACGGTGTGCGAGGCGGCGGGCGGAGTTGTCATGGTTCGCTGGCGAGCGGTGAAGTTTGCCGGGTTTTATATGGATGAACTGGCATCGTTGAAGCAGTCTCTGGGACTTGAGGATAACCATGGATAAGCAGGTTGCGATTTGTGTGGCGCTGAACTGGCTGGCGGTGCTCTGCTACGTGGCGGCGACCATAGTGAACGTGAGCGGTGTCATATTCAGGAAGGAGGTGGTGGAGCAGCGCAGCTATCAGCCGGTATGGCTCGGGCTTCTGGTGCATTCGGCCGCTATTGCCTACTGGTGGCGAGTTGTCGGGCATGGGCCCTATATGGCCCCCAGCGAGGTGCTGTCGGCCGATGCCTGGATTACAATGGTGGTATTTCTGGTGTTTCTCCGCATCTTTCCGCGTATCCGGACAGCGAGCGTGATAGTTTTTCCGGTGGTATTCCTCATGGTTGCCCTGGCCAATTTCTACAACCCCGGCATCCGGTCGCTTCCCCCTACATTCGGCGGTATTTGGCTGGTCCTGCACATCTGCTTCTATAAAATAGCCTTTGGAACCCTGGTCATAGCCCTGGCATTCTCAATCTTTCACCTTCTCAAGAACCGCCCCATAACTGCTGCCTGGATGGAACGGTTGCCCAGCCTGGACGGCATCGATCTCTACGCCTACCGGTTTGCCGGGTTCGGTTTCATATTCTGGGCCATCGGCATGCTGGCCGGCTCCATCTGGGCCTACAAGTCGTGGGGGCGCTACTGGGGGTGGGACCCCGTCGAGACGTGGTCGCTGATTACCTGGCTGTTGATGGGGGGCTACCTCCATCTGAGACGTTTTTTCCGGATGAGCGGGAACCGTGCGGCCTGGTTCTTTGTCCTTTGTTTTGTCATGTCAGTGGTTTCGCTGTTTGTCACATCCCATATGGGAACTTCGATCCATGCCGAGTATTTTAGGTGATTTTAGAGTCAGAAGGTCGATAGCCCCTCTCCTGCGGTAAAAACCTTATTTTTTTCTAACAATTATAATCCCTTAACTCTCCTGCATCCTTCCTTGTATTGGCACTTCTTTTGCCTCATTAAAGCTGCGGCGATATTTTCACGAGGGCGTTTCCTGTGGTGCCGACCTGCGTTCTGGATGATGAAATCCAGTCAAATAACCGGGTTAGCCATAATGAGAGCACCGTTCTTGTCTGAGTCGTATGCAATTTATTGACAGCTGGATTTAGTGATTTAACGGCCTGGTGCCGTTCTCCGCCCCAGGACGGGATGTGCGGACCGATCTCGAGAAACCTTAGTTGGATAAGGCGGGGGTAGTTTATGGGTACGAGCACTGAGACAAAACGATACAGGGGCGTGTGGGCTGTGCCGGCGGTAACTGCTGTTGCCGTCCTGGTTCTTGTTCTTCTTATGCCCGCTGGTGCGGTCTTCGCCGGAACCATCAGCAGTTGCTCCGGATGCCACGGGATGCCCCCGGTGGACGCCGCTTACCGCAACATCTCCACGGGTGGCTTTGCCGGCAATCACAGCACCCACGTCGATGCGTCCGCCAGTGCCGCCGACTGTACCAGATGCCACAATAATTCCGGCTATCTCAACAGTCACAGGGATGGGAAAACGCAACTGTCACCCAATATTAATGCCTCGCCGGCTCCCGGCGGCGGTCAGTACAAGGTCTCCGGAACGGCAATTACTTTCAGGAATCAGACTTCCATTCCAATTCTTGGGTCATGCAGCAACGTCAACTGCCACTTCGAGGCGACCACCCCACAGTGGGGGAGCACGGCCTTCAGTGCGCCGACCGACT
The nucleotide sequence above comes from Geobacter benzoatilyticus. Encoded proteins:
- a CDS encoding CxxxxCH/CxxCH domain c-type cytochrome, encoding MKSIAVIISVFIVMAFGAATPVRAALQCYDCHGTNGTGDYRPDDAAYRNISTGAFKGNHRSHMGSSATADNCTVCHGSEVTSYTAAHRDGDVTMAPNINSSVTPASYSRGASFAQSATPTLGTCSYVNCHFESATPPWNGAAFSSPTDCNRCHGAAPNTGSHPVTGAKHAAYYGTTTACCSRCHPAHAAEGSPFAHATSAGKRNLSITFSSLPNAGSGTYSGALNDYLPSQSNTFGTCTSTYCHSPGNKGSAFDAPNQAATWGGSLTCKGCHKGDKVSGDAMASGGHGKHVASFGINCVRCHKATATNSTTIGTYANHVNKLVNVSFDSTTTAVIGTARYNGVIAPMTKAPGSAYGQCTNLYCHSTVQGAGGVGAPANYGTPTWGASAVCNGCHREGGGHGGVAADGSSAPIASGSHTKHLSYSYGLSGSSIKCVVCHKWDASKTLDDDCANCHGTPQYAKHVNYQVNVAFDSTFGAGTYNGTLKPGDGYSNCSNTYCHSNGTSVSSGSVPANTSVNWGTAGPLACNSCHGNATYGSDYRKGAPLYSSGSPKGNAHGSHIRTGTLSGVYMQCFNCHASTTRDNTSVANTATHINRTYSVAASVFGVFSSAFRDGDNTMTSTKVTLAHSYNALGSSCANVSCHPVGLDVTTNPSTPKTRATSSVTWDNKGLCIDCHNIDMQSTNTFHHAMRNYSSGYPLQSPYSSASTGVNAYARRCTMCHVNHNIFSPDLNASNTMGRGGNLRTDIAVAPTASSGYANTDFIKSAGGAGGICISCHSTAKTKDTTRRRNDSPANSTPVITQAQYSSSGHQYDVSAKFMSDGSTVYGNCSKCHNALMNETSVFMNATSLYSFGNHNSGIRRLQGALDAAGGETAEEQICYRCHSQTTDDDPGGGPPKTVANKDFYGVAPMSLAAEDIFSANRDFRTANSTYSTTNKLYFRPSAAGTPAEPMPNQHNTGDTFAGGTWIGRSMAPWETTTAYETKSQTTNAVGTNYWRMVTFTSPAVYSTTTVPAGIWVINIYCRESSTAQNAKIRYMVYKWNANDTMGATIIGRATYATELATTAAPGAVRQIAVSVGAVTLNAGEKIAVDLELDTTATYTTSYTASFYFGSHAPSDLTLPGNVPWSYADPGAEGFGHATQHFAGVHLPSTRNETLAYIAQNKHVECVDCHNPHATRNGLHGDYGTATGGSSTTLVNSKKSWVPNYWTGDYVSLVSDSLGTTTPVAMITGNTATTLTTTPYTGTWVAPVAGSVYRIIANTNKVSRTQRGVPGASVSYSGAWLNGTYSMVEESTYEYQICFKCHASTGTTHNTMRYWNMTSASLGAARWTNVGLEFNPNNVSYHPVIQPLPETGNRRLNAAALTGGWAPGEVMSCSDCHGRDTSTSATAQGPHGSTVKWLLTGKYQNWPFTSAAANGTAAGGTLLIGTGTTTYPAANFCFNCHTWAAGGYGHTKSSGGHNKACVNCHIRVPHGGKVPRLLTGVNVPPRYKPDGNGGAFSGSYLTSAQLPATGYMGANDVSCTTICGARHTNNTTKTYSW
- a CDS encoding cytochrome c biogenesis protein ResB — its product is MNSVRRFFLSGKTVICLIAAALFAITLSAFIPQSFLVSPEKMLAWRMAHPLLGSLSELLGLHHIYTHPVFSAVLAGTAVSLSLSTRDQCLAAWRRMCRPDPEMPGAESFAVVGSVEHCSQVISSLGFLRRNAGDGVVRFVRHPWGYWGNALLHFGMVVSIAASLFIALTQQRGVVQIAEGTPWYPSYPLLSEEHGLLAKPLVLPDTLRLDRVTYRFRPDNSVQRLGSNLSFMSDAGTVETGSVEINKILIHRGMRFYQGVEFGHAFFVEVTGPDGLSRMFQLQIQHPEAPGRPAYNDYSGLLGEGQLLRAKYLVDAAGKSFSRVDPLLTLRLEAGGREIGRVPLTVGEEGVIGAYRFRLQAFAPWSRLLVVNLVGMPAIFLGFFIICLGGVLHYFAPPREVTVCEAAGGVVMVRWRAVKFAGFYMDELASLKQSLGLEDNHG
- a CDS encoding cytochrome c biogenesis protein, which translates into the protein MDKQVAICVALNWLAVLCYVAATIVNVSGVIFRKEVVEQRSYQPVWLGLLVHSAAIAYWWRVVGHGPYMAPSEVLSADAWITMVVFLVFLRIFPRIRTASVIVFPVVFLMVALANFYNPGIRSLPPTFGGIWLVLHICFYKIAFGTLVIALAFSIFHLLKNRPITAAWMERLPSLDGIDLYAYRFAGFGFIFWAIGMLAGSIWAYKSWGRYWGWDPVETWSLITWLLMGGYLHLRRFFRMSGNRAAWFFVLCFVMSVVSLFVTSHMGTSIHAEYFR